The following are encoded in a window of Glandiceps talaboti chromosome 5, keGlaTala1.1, whole genome shotgun sequence genomic DNA:
- the LOC144435534 gene encoding uncharacterized protein LOC144435534, whose protein sequence is MVMDDKHDKPCKMAHLRQQPAFQRLGGKDLLCLRKKNTTLPVRGEKDFAPDNSPWQQYRLQEVYTSQKELLLEERGARLGSVAQATWHPDRGQAEITVERGKFWLTMGHHRNGKKWLYPEEALFLIDMGALELYYSSVALSVQEAYSMVIPKDIPLDYYQVYSHLLRLGYIVKRHQGSQFTKHERAIRIERYHPKRRYSPYFNLSSQPESSESYEPGSTSSDYEGRHFRNHTDLSMSTGSSEDSPKSTPGGSESDNEDLALSSASSSYFSDGPFIPILPPEPEVKAFSVDLLAFKRKIERKQSGEKSDQKSRKRLKLLSDKSRSNVKGDHTKDIGVPSKDKDIEKEKPKVRKRSKSWEQTGSKRDPDSSDSSDNDKSVLSNTKVPEIHANESSSVDINDVFDVFRDLVNAQTLCKPQLAINNEQHSSSAMKYSKWNYSQMMLPNLAENLPMNELPTIKQGVLPSSIEMATREKLEMDTSNVLKLQQLMRMSNEVMKSSETMVRMSQNVCDSMKAMGSMDHMESDNRAAKRQGVSTPQPRNWSEYKKLQKECKELRTSARPARTFYGDKIQPLVHPRDAHSTAQPIPAKYMAALVILTMLAQTIPAKYMAALVTLTMLAQTIPAKYMAALVTLMMLAQTIPAKYMAALVTLMMLAQTIPAKYMAALVALTMLAQTIPAKYMAALVTLMMLAQTIPAKYMAALVALTMLAQPIPAKYMAALVTLMMLAQTIPAKHMAVLRLAPLITNNFQGAVLEKLNIIQNVNLCANRRSKCDKSLPIHIAFDVYLPDYGYKKTAPGKPNLSVCVMNYKDQPPALHIVAALTSQSQGVPLLWAILDNADITFFVFHDVNLPNDITLG, encoded by the exons ATGGTCATGGATGATAAACATGATAAACCGTGTAAGATGGCACACCTTCGACAGCAACCAGCATTTCAGCGGCTAGG TGGTAAAGATTTGTTATGTCTACGAAAGAAGAATACGACCTTACCTGTAAGAGGAGAAAAAGATTTTGCCCCAGATAATTCACCATGGCAGCAGTATCGCTTACAGGAAGTGTACACATCTCAAAAGGAATTATTACTTGAAGAAAGGGGAGCCCGGCT TGGCAGTGTGGCACAAGCAACTTGGCATCCTGACCGTGGGCAAGCAGAAATCACAGTAGAAAGA GGTAAATTTTGGCTTACCATGGGTCATCACAGAAACGGCAAGAAATGGTTGTATCCCGAAGAAGCACTATTTCTGATTGATATG GGTGCATTGGAGCTGTATTACAGTTCAGTTGCTTTATCTGTGCAAGAAGCTTATTCAATGGTTATACCTAAGGATATTCCATTGGACTATTACCAG GTATACAGTCATCTGCTAAGGTTGGGATACATAGTGAAAAGACATCAGGG GTCCCAGTTCACAAAGCATGAAAGGGCCATACGCATTGAGCGATATCACCCAAAACGGCGATATTCTCCGTATTTCAATCTCAGCTCACAACCAGAGAGTTCTGAAAGTTATGAGCCAGGAAGTACAAGTAGTGACTATGAGGGGCGACATTTCAGGAACCACACAGATTTATCTATGTCAACTGGAAGTAGTGAAGATTCTCCCAAATCTACACCTGGTGGCTCTGAATCTGATAACGAAGACCTAGCCCTATCATCGGCCTCATCCTCCTACTTTTCAGATGGTCCTTTCATACCAATCTTACCACCTGAACCTGAAGTCAAGGCATTCTCTGTTGATCTGTTGGCATTCAAaagaaaaattgaaagaaagcAAAGTGGTGAGAAAAGTGATCAAAAAAGCAGAAAGAGATTGAAACTATTGAGTGATAAATCAAGGTCAAATGTGAAAGGTGATCATACCAAAGACATAGGTGTTCCATCAAAGGACAAGGACATTGAGAAGGAAAAGCCTAAAGTTAGGAAAAGGTCTAAAAGTTGGGAACAGACAGGATCAAAAAGGGACCCAGATTCATCAGACAGCTCTGATAATGATAAATCAGTGCTGTCAAATACAAAAGTACCTGAGATTCATGCTAATGAGTCATCTTCAGTCGATATCAATGATGTATTTGATGTGTTTAGAGATCTAGTCAATGCACAGACTTTATGCAAACCACAATTAGCCATCAACAATGAACAACATTCCTCATCTGCCATGAAATATTCAAAGTGGAATTACAGTCAGATGATGCTACCCAACCTGGCTGAAAACTTGCCCATGAATGAATTACCCACAATCAAACAGGGTGTACTACCAAGCAGTATTGAAATGGCCACACGAGAGAAGCTGGAGATGGACACCAGTAATGTTCTCAAACTACAACAACTGATGAGAATGTCAAATGAAGTCATGAAGAGTTCAGAGACAATGGTGCGAATGTCACAGAATGTATGTGATAGTATGAAAGCCATGGGTTCCATGGATCATATGGAAAGCGACAACAGAGCTGCTAAAAGACAAGGAGTATCAACACCACAACCAAGGAACTGGTCAGAGTATAAGAAACTACAGAAAGAATGCAAGGAATTACGAACTTCTGCCAGACCTGCTAGAACGTTTTATGGTGATAAAATTCAGCCTTTAGTACATCCCCGTGATGCCCATAGCACAG CACAGCCGATACCTGCTAAGTATATGGCAGCCTTGGTAATATTGACGATGCTAGCACAGACGATACCTGCTAAGTATATGGCAGCCTTGGTAACATTGACGATGCTAGCACAGACGATACCTGCTAAGTATATGGCAGCCTTGGTAACATTGATGATGCTAGCACAGACAATACCTGCTAAGTATATGGCAGCCTTGGTAACATTGATGATGCTAGCACAGACGATACCTGCTAAGTATATGGCAGCCTTGGTAGCATTGACGATGCTAGCACAGACAATACCTGCTAAGTATATGGCAGCCTTGGTAACATTGATGATGCTAGCACAGACAATACCTGCTAAGTATATGGCAGCCTTGGTAGCATTGACGATGCTAGCACAGCCGATACCTGCTAAGTATATGGCAGCCTTGGTAACATTGATGATGCTAGCACAGACGATACCTGCTAAGCATATGGCAGTCTTA CGACTTGCCCCTCTAATAACTAATAACTTTCAAG GTGCAGTGCTTGAAAAGTTGAACATaatacaaaatgtcaatttgTGTGCAAACCGAAG ATCAAAGTGTGACAAGTCATTGCCAATCCATATTGCATTTGATGTGTATTTACCAGACTATGGGTACAAGAAAACGGCTCCTGGGAAGCCCAACTTAAGTGTCTGCGTTATGAA ttACAAAGACCAACCACCAGCACTACACATCGTAGCAGCATTGACCAGTCAGAGTCAAGGGGTACCTCTACTGTGGGCTATATTGGATAATGCTGATATTACCTTCTTTGTATTCCATGATGTCAATTTACCAAACGATATCACCCTGGGATAA